DNA from Flavobacterium aestivum:
ATCGGTTTTTTGAAATTTTGAAAAAGGCAGAATCATTCGATTTTACATCAGGGAGCATCCGGAAAGCCATCATAATTCTGTCTATTCCGATGGTTCTAGAAATGGTAATGGAATCGGTATTTGCTTTAGTCGATTTGTATTTTGTTGGTCATTTAAAAGAAAGTAATCACGCCATTCAGATAGTTGGTTTGACCGAATCAGTTTTTGCGATTATCTATTCTATCGCCATAGGAATAAGTATTGCTACAACAGCAATTGTAGCAAGACGAATAGGAGAGAAAGAAGCGAAAGAAGCCGCAAAATCTGGCGTTCAGGCAATAGTTATTGCTGTAATTATTAATGTGTTGATTAGTATACCTGGTTTTATATTTGCTAAAGACATTCTGAGATTAATGGGAGCGTCCCCATCTTCTATAGTTTATGGAGCAGTATATACTCAGATAATGATTGCTGGAAGTGTAGTGGTGATGCTACTGTTTTTGATTAACGGAATTTTTAGAGGAGCTGGAAATGCGATTATTGCCATGAAAAGCTTATGGATTGCCAATATTTCTAATATAATTCTTTGTCCTATTCTAATAAACGGATTTTGGTTTATTCCACCCATGGGAATTATGGGAGCAGCAATTGCAACCACAGCAGGAAGAGCGATTGGTGTATTGTATCAATGTTTTTTTCTTTTTAACGGAAAAGGAATTTTAAAAATAAAATGGAATTATTTTATTCCGAATATAAACTTAATTAAGGCGATTATAAAGCTGGCCACTCCAGGTGTTTTACAATACGTAATTGCTTCATGCAGTTGGATTTTTCTAGCGAATCTTGTTGCAACCACTGGAGGGGATTATGCTTCGTCTGGGTATCAGACAGCAATTAGGATCATGATGTTTTTTATTCTGCCAGCTTGGGGACTTAGTAATGCAGCCGCCACTTTGGTGGGACAAAATCTGGGGGCAAAAAAAATCGAGAGAGCCGAAAAAGCGGTTTATAAAACAGCCAAATACAATATGCTTTTTATGGGGTTTATAATGCTAATCTGTTTTTTTAGCGCTCATTATCTTATTTCCTTTTTTACCAATGATGCAGCAATTGTAAAAATTGCTGTAAACGCTCTACAGATTATGAGTGTCGGCTTTATTTTTTATGGTTTGGGAATGGTTTTAAATAACACTTTTAATGGTGCAGGGGATACCTGGACACCCACTTGGATTAATATTTTTGGTTTCTGGTTGTTCCAGATTCCGTTTGCTTATCTTTTGGTACATCACTATAAATTAGGACCAATAGGTGTTTTTATCGCAATTCCAGTGGCAGAAGCGCTTATAACTATCTTGAGTTTGATTGTTTACAGACAAGGAAAATGGAAGAGGATTGTTGTTTAGAAGGAGGTGGTTTTTGAAAGAGTGTCAAAAAGTCAAGAGCCTTTAAGTATTAATGTTAAAAGGCTTTTGAGTTTTAAAGTTTCTTTTGAAATTCATACTAGTAGAGAAAGAGGGAATTGTATTTGTTTTATAATGTATTGAAGAGTTTATGTTTTTTCCTATTTTAGGGTCTCGCTTTTGCCCTCTCAATTTTGAGCTGTTGAATTTAGTAATTTTCTAAAGGAGATATAATGAATTAAAAATTACAATCAAAAAATGATTGAAAATTAGAAGTTTAATAGTTTGAACAGGTTTAAGTAGTAAATATATAAAAAGAAAATCAATCATTTGCTTTCAAAAATTTTAAAGATACTATTGGCTGTGAAATAATCTTTATCTGTTAACCTTTTATTATTTTCAATTTTCTGTATAATTTTCCAAATTGTATTTAACTCGATAATATCAAATTTTTTGGTAGTTTTTCCCCATTGATAAATTTCAATCCATTTATTAGAATTAATATTATTGATTTTTTTTTCAATTTCATTCTTTTGTGTTGGATCTAATAAAGAATCATTATATCTGTTGTTGATTTCTAAATCGCTTTGTAGATCATTATTTATTTTAGTAATGTCTATTTCAATTTTATATTCTTTAAGTTTTTTCCAGCACTCTTCTTTTTTTGCCCATTCTCCAATTAAACCTAATTGACTGGTATCACGCATAAACTGGTCAATTTTCAAGAGTAATGTGTAAATTAGATTTTCAAGTTCAATCGATATTTGTTGATTTTTCCAAATCTTAAAGAGGTTTATTTTGTTACTAGTGATAAATCTAAGATATGATATTGAATATGGTACGACCATGTATCTCAAGTCACCAATTGCTTTTGATCCAGCACCATATAAGCGTTCCGCGCTTTTAAAAATAATAGATTTAGCTATCAGATCTTCAAAAAACACTTGATTAGTGTGAATATCATCTGCAATTTTCATGAATTCAACAAAATTTTTCTGTCTTCCTCTTACTACCCACCAAGGTGTCATTTCCCAACTGGCATAAAACCTACTAAGATCTTCTTTTGCAAATTTTTGGTCCTTAGGATTTCGCCTAAGCCATTTTTTTTGCTGACTTGATTTGTCTATCTGTGATAATTCATCAGTAAATTGCCCTCTTGCTCTTTCATAAAACCATCTTGTCTGACTTTTAACTAAATTAGCAGGAGCCCATATTTTTCTAGATAAATGTTCTAATTCAATGTGAAATGGATGATTAGATGAAAGATCAGCTTCAGAAACTTTATTTTGTGTATTAGCAAATCTTGAAATCCTGGAGATTATTTCAGTTTTTTTTAGCGGATCATTGATTACAGTGAGCTTTACTTGTACACATACAGCATTAATATCTGCGTTTTTATATTTTCTTTGTGTTTGAAATATTGAAGCAGTAGTTTGTCCTCCATTTACTATTTGAAAATCCTTAATTGAAACGATAGATTTTCGATCATCTGTAAGTTTAATTGATTCAGCTGTTGCTGAAATCCCATTATTATAGGCCATAA
Protein-coding regions in this window:
- a CDS encoding MATE family efflux transporter, producing MLYLARSVKSIRGVFDRFFEILKKAESFDFTSGSIRKAIIILSIPMVLEMVMESVFALVDLYFVGHLKESNHAIQIVGLTESVFAIIYSIAIGISIATTAIVARRIGEKEAKEAAKSGVQAIVIAVIINVLISIPGFIFAKDILRLMGASPSSIVYGAVYTQIMIAGSVVVMLLFLINGIFRGAGNAIIAMKSLWIANISNIILCPILINGFWFIPPMGIMGAAIATTAGRAIGVLYQCFFLFNGKGILKIKWNYFIPNINLIKAIIKLATPGVLQYVIASCSWIFLANLVATTGGDYASSGYQTAIRIMMFFILPAWGLSNAAATLVGQNLGAKKIERAEKAVYKTAKYNMLFMGFIMLICFFSAHYLISFFTNDAAIVKIAVNALQIMSVGFIFYGLGMVLNNTFNGAGDTWTPTWINIFGFWLFQIPFAYLLVHHYKLGPIGVFIAIPVAEALITILSLIVYRQGKWKRIVV
- a CDS encoding AIPR family protein; translation: MSVSNIEMNRFRTVVLQDIADLIESDKTGGIREEKFTEKVLEYLEEASETEGAVLCREIRENSIGNRIHKINGYALSEGYETIDLFVTVFNGADELGRLYSDEIKTAVNLSTRFLSNLVTGKMEGIEETAPVFDFAKKINTIINEIVRVNIYILSDMLIPVNPPEQSEIGDIKIHYHIRDIEYIYRIHNSGSGKQAILIDFVQKFNVPISCLPMPEKNDDYQSYLAIIPASILANIYHDYGARLLEQNVRTFLQFRGNINKGIRDTIIKEPHMFMAYNNGISATAESIKLTDDRKSIVSIKDFQIVNGGQTTASIFQTQRKYKNADINAVCVQVKLTVINDPLKKTEIISRISRFANTQNKVSEADLSSNHPFHIELEHLSRKIWAPANLVKSQTRWFYERARGQFTDELSQIDKSSQQKKWLRRNPKDQKFAKEDLSRFYASWEMTPWWVVRGRQKNFVEFMKIADDIHTNQVFFEDLIAKSIIFKSAERLYGAGSKAIGDLRYMVVPYSISYLRFITSNKINLFKIWKNQQISIELENLIYTLLLKIDQFMRDTSQLGLIGEWAKKEECWKKLKEYKIEIDITKINNDLQSDLEINNRYNDSLLDPTQKNEIEKKINNINSNKWIEIYQWGKTTKKFDIIELNTIWKIIQKIENNKRLTDKDYFTANSIFKIFESK